The following proteins are encoded in a genomic region of Thunnus maccoyii chromosome 8, fThuMac1.1, whole genome shotgun sequence:
- the fbxw11a gene encoding F-box and WD repeat domain-containing 11-A translates to MEPEMEDKTLELMNTSGMESQNLVDDLSPKKNTVLKLSNGPVVGSRKRPSEGNYEKEKEHCIALFDQWSEADQVEFVERLISRMCHYQHGHINSYLKPMLQRDFITALPAQGLDHIAENILSFLDARSLCSAELVCKEWQRVISEGMLWKKLIERMVRTDPLWKGLSERHQWEKYLFKNRTAEVPPNSYYHSLYPKIIQDIETIEANWRCGRHNLQRIQCRSENSKGVYCLQYDDDKIISGLRDNSIKIWDKQSLECLKILTGHTGSVLCLQYDERVIVTGSSDSTVRVWEVTTGEVLNTLIHHNEAVLHLRFANGLMVTCSKDRSIAVWDMASPTDISLRRVLVGHRAAVNVVDFDDKYIVSASGDRTIKVWSTSTCEFVRTLNGHKRGIACLQYRDRLVVSGSSDNTIRLWDIECGACLRVLEGHEELVRCIRFDNKRIVSGAYDGKIKVWDLQAALDPRAPASTLCLRTLVEHSGRVFRLQFDEFQIISSSHDDTILIWDFLNVSTNGQSEGRSPSRTYTYISR, encoded by the exons ATGGAGCCGGAGATGGAGGACAAAACGTTGGAGCTGATG AACACATCAGGGATGGAGTCACAGAACCTCGTGGACGATCTGTCGCCAAAGAAGAATACAGTTCtcaag CTTAGTAATGGTCCTGTTGTGGGGTCCCGCAAGCGTCCGTCAGAGGGGAACTATGAGAAGGAAAAGGAACACTGCATCGCCCTGTTTGACCAGTGGTCGGAGGCCGACCAGGTGGAGTTTGTCGAGCGCTTGATCTCCCGTATGTGCCACTACCAGCACGGCCACATTAACTCCTACCTCAAACCCATGCTGCAGAGGGACTTCATCACTGCGCTCCCAG CCCAAGGCTTGGATCACATAGCAGAGAACATCCTGTCTTTCCTGGATGCACGCTCGCTGTGCTCGGCAGAGCTGGTGTGTAAGGAGTGGCAGAGGGTCATCTCTGAGGGTATGCTGTGGAAGAAGCTCATTGAACGCATGGTCCGCACTGACCCACTGTGGAAAGGCCTGTCCGAGAGACACCAGTG GGAGAAATATCTCTTCAAGAACCGCACGGCAGAAGTCCCACCCAACTCCTACTATCACTCCCTTTATCCCAAGATCATCCAAGACATAGAG ACTATTGAGGCTAACTGGCGATGTGGCAGACACAACTTGCAGAGGATTCAGTGTCGCTCAGAAAATAGTAAAGGGGTTTACTGTCTCCAGTACGACGATGACAAGATCATCAGTGGCCTTAGGGACAATTCCATCAAG ATCTGGGATAAACAGTCTCTGGAGTGTCTGAAGATACTGACCGGTCACACAGGCTCAGTGTTGTGCCTGCAGTATGATGAGAGGGTCATCGTCACTGGGTCTTCTGACTCAACTGTCAG ggTGTGGGAGGTGACGACGGGTGAGGTACTGAACACACTGATCCACCACAACGAGGCAGTGCTTCACCTACGCTTCGCCAACGGCCTGATGGTCACCTGTTCCAAGGACCGCTCAATCGCCGTCTGGGACATGGCCTCTCCGACTGACATCAGCTTACGTCGTGTCCTGGTAGGACATCGGGCTGCTGTCAACGTGGTCGACTTTGACGACAAATATATCGTGTCCGCCTCAGGGGACCGCACCATCAAG GTATGGAGCACCAGTACCTGTGAGTTTGTGCGCACTCTAAATGGTCATAAGCGGGGCATCGCCTGTCTACAGTACCGGGATCGCCTGGTTGTCAGCGGCTCATCTGACAACACAATCCG GTTATGGGACATAGAGTGTGGGGCGTGTTTGCGAGTGCTGGAGGGTCACGAGGAGCTGGTGCGCTGCATTCGCTTTGACAACAAGAGGATTGTCAGCGGCGCCTACGACGG TAAGATCAAGGTGTGGGACCTGCAGGCAGCCCTGGACCCACGAGCCCCTGCCAGCACACTATGTCTGCGCACTCTAGTG gagCACTCTGGCCGCGTGTTCCGTCTGCAGTTTGATGAATTCCAGATCATCAGCAGTTCTCACGACGACACCATTCTGATCTGGGACTTCCTGAACGTCTCGACCAATGGCCAGTCAGAGGGACGGTCTCCCTCCCGCACCTACACTTACATTTCTAGATAG
- the fgf18a gene encoding fibroblast growth factor 18a isoform X2, translating into MWSLLSTLTVLCIQMLLVMCNPLQQVLGVDGVNFSVHVENQTQVRDTMSRRHHRVYQLYSRTSGKHVQVLGRRISARGEDGDKYAQLVVEADTFGSQVRIRGKETNFYLCMNRRGKLVGKASNRSADCVFVEKVLENHYTALMSARYTGWYVGFTKRGRPRRGPHTLPNQQDVHFMKRFPPGEQPDLTTPFRFTTVSKRGKRVRATGPR; encoded by the exons ATGTGGTCCCTTCTTTCCACGCTGACCGTCTT ATGTATCCAGATGTTGCTGGTGATGTGCAATCCATTACAG cAGGTACTTGGTGTGGATGGGGTCAACTTCAGTGTGCATGTGGAGAACCAGACACAGGTGCGAGACACCATGAGTCGGCGACACCACCGGGTTTACCAGCTCTACAGTCGCACCAGCGGCAAACACGTCCAGGTGCTGGGACGCAGAATCAGCGCCCGTGGAGAAGATGGAGACAAATAtg CCCAGCTCGTAGTGGAGGCCGATACCTTTGGTAGCCAGGTGAGAATCCGGGGCAAAGAAACCAATTTCTACCTGTGCATGAACCGCCGGGGCAAGCTGGTAGGAAAG GCCAGTAATCGAAGCGCCGACTGCGTCTTTGTGGAAAAGGTTCTGGAAAACCACTACACAGCTCTGATGTCAGCGCGCTACACGGGCTGGTATGTGGGCTTCACGAAAAGAGGGCGTCCACGCCGCGGCCCCCACACACTCCCCAACCAACAGGACGTACACTTCATGAAGCGCTTCCCGCCTGGGGAGCAGCCTGACCTCACCACCCCCTTTCGATTCACCACCGTCAGCAAGCGGGGCAAGAGGGTGCGTGCTACTGGGCCCCGCTAG
- the fgf18a gene encoding fibroblast growth factor 18a isoform X1, with protein sequence MWSLLSTLTVLCIQMLLVMCNPLQQVLGVDGVNFSVHVENQTQVRDTMSRRHHRVYQLYSRTSGKHVQVLGRRISARGEDGDKYAQLVVEADTFGSQVRIRGKETNFYLCMNRRGKLVGKKASNRSADCVFVEKVLENHYTALMSARYTGWYVGFTKRGRPRRGPHTLPNQQDVHFMKRFPPGEQPDLTTPFRFTTVSKRGKRVRATGPR encoded by the exons ATGTGGTCCCTTCTTTCCACGCTGACCGTCTT ATGTATCCAGATGTTGCTGGTGATGTGCAATCCATTACAG cAGGTACTTGGTGTGGATGGGGTCAACTTCAGTGTGCATGTGGAGAACCAGACACAGGTGCGAGACACCATGAGTCGGCGACACCACCGGGTTTACCAGCTCTACAGTCGCACCAGCGGCAAACACGTCCAGGTGCTGGGACGCAGAATCAGCGCCCGTGGAGAAGATGGAGACAAATAtg CCCAGCTCGTAGTGGAGGCCGATACCTTTGGTAGCCAGGTGAGAATCCGGGGCAAAGAAACCAATTTCTACCTGTGCATGAACCGCCGGGGCAAGCTGGTAGGAAAG AAGGCCAGTAATCGAAGCGCCGACTGCGTCTTTGTGGAAAAGGTTCTGGAAAACCACTACACAGCTCTGATGTCAGCGCGCTACACGGGCTGGTATGTGGGCTTCACGAAAAGAGGGCGTCCACGCCGCGGCCCCCACACACTCCCCAACCAACAGGACGTACACTTCATGAAGCGCTTCCCGCCTGGGGAGCAGCCTGACCTCACCACCCCCTTTCGATTCACCACCGTCAGCAAGCGGGGCAAGAGGGTGCGTGCTACTGGGCCCCGCTAG
- the fgf18a gene encoding fibroblast growth factor 18a isoform X3, translated as MESSRCIQMLLVMCNPLQQVLGVDGVNFSVHVENQTQVRDTMSRRHHRVYQLYSRTSGKHVQVLGRRISARGEDGDKYAQLVVEADTFGSQVRIRGKETNFYLCMNRRGKLVGKKASNRSADCVFVEKVLENHYTALMSARYTGWYVGFTKRGRPRRGPHTLPNQQDVHFMKRFPPGEQPDLTTPFRFTTVSKRGKRVRATGPR; from the exons ATGTATCCAGATGTTGCTGGTGATGTGCAATCCATTACAG cAGGTACTTGGTGTGGATGGGGTCAACTTCAGTGTGCATGTGGAGAACCAGACACAGGTGCGAGACACCATGAGTCGGCGACACCACCGGGTTTACCAGCTCTACAGTCGCACCAGCGGCAAACACGTCCAGGTGCTGGGACGCAGAATCAGCGCCCGTGGAGAAGATGGAGACAAATAtg CCCAGCTCGTAGTGGAGGCCGATACCTTTGGTAGCCAGGTGAGAATCCGGGGCAAAGAAACCAATTTCTACCTGTGCATGAACCGCCGGGGCAAGCTGGTAGGAAAG AAGGCCAGTAATCGAAGCGCCGACTGCGTCTTTGTGGAAAAGGTTCTGGAAAACCACTACACAGCTCTGATGTCAGCGCGCTACACGGGCTGGTATGTGGGCTTCACGAAAAGAGGGCGTCCACGCCGCGGCCCCCACACACTCCCCAACCAACAGGACGTACACTTCATGAAGCGCTTCCCGCCTGGGGAGCAGCCTGACCTCACCACCCCCTTTCGATTCACCACCGTCAGCAAGCGGGGCAAGAGGGTGCGTGCTACTGGGCCCCGCTAG